One Prinia subflava isolate CZ2003 ecotype Zambia chromosome 8, Cam_Psub_1.2, whole genome shotgun sequence DNA window includes the following coding sequences:
- the YPEL2 gene encoding protein yippee-like 2, with protein sequence MVKMTRSKTFQAYLPSCHRTYSCIHCRAHLANHDELISKSFQGSQGRAYLFNSVVNVGCGPAEERVLLTGLHAVADIYCENCKTTLGWKYEHAFESSQKYKEGKYIIELAHMIKDNGWD encoded by the exons ATGGTGAAGATGACAAGGTCCAAGACTTTCCAGGCGTATCTGCCTTCGTGCCACAGGACCTACAGCTGCATCCACTGCAGGGCTCACCTGGCCAACCACGATGAGCTCATTTCCAAG tCCTTCCAGGGCAGCCAAGGACGAGCGTACCTCTTCAACTCCGT AGTTAACGTGGGCTGTGGCCCTGCAGAGGAGCGGGTGTTATTAACAGGACTGCACGCCGTGGCAGATATTTACTGTGAAAACTGCAAAACCACGCTGGGCTGGAAATAT GAACACGCTTTTGAAAGCAGCCAGAAGTATAAAGAAGGCAAATACATCATTGAACTAGCTCACATGATCAAGGATAATGGCTGGGATTGA